ACCCCATGGAGGACCtggtgggcaggcagcagccctgggcccATGAGGCCTTCCAGCAGTACCGCAGGCGGCTGGGCCGGAGCTACAGCTCGGCACgggagctggagcacaggcagagcaTCTTTGTGCACAACATGAGGTACAGCCTGCTGGGGCCTCTGCTGTGCCACGacccctccagcactgctgcaggcttggggcaggggCCTGGAaagctgccactgctctgcGTGCTGGTCAGCAGTAGCTGAGGATGAGCCAGGGCCTGCCCAGGTGCCCAGGGAAGCCACCAGCAGCGTGGCCTTggtcaggaagagtgtggcagcaggagcagggacccccatccctgggggcGTTTAAAGCTgtagaggtgtggtgctgagggccatggcttggtagtgccctggcagtgctggcttcatagctggactgcatgaccttaaaggtctcttccaacccaaaggacTCTGACTCTCTGccccctggggctgggcagtATTGGCACAGCCGTGGTGGGGGTGGCAGCAgcgtggctgctgctgtccccacgCCGTGGCAGGTTCGCGCACTCCAGAAACCTCCCACGCCGGGGTTCAGAGGTGCCCGGGGCTGGGCAGTAGGGCTCGGGGGCGGCGTTGCCAGCCCGGTCCCCGGCCGCCCTGTGGCAGGTTCGTGCACTCCCGGAACCGAGCGGCGCTCTCCTACTCGCTGGCCCTCAACCACCTGGCCGACCGCACGCCGCGGGAGCTGGCGGCGCTGCGGGGCCGGCGCCGCAGTGGGGTCCCCAACGCCgggcagcccttccccagccagctCTACAGTGGCCTCATCCTGCCCGAGAGCCTCGACTGGCGCATGTATGGTAGGTGCGGGGCTGGGGGCACTGCTGTGCCAGCGTGCAGGAGGGTGGGGGTCATCTCTGCGTGCCAGAGTTTGTGTGGGCACAGCCAGCACCCCCTGCTCCTCTGTGTCCCcatcctgctgtccccaggtgcTGTGACCCCCGTGAAGGACCAGGCTGTCTGTGGGTCCTGCTGGAGCTTCGCCACAACAGGTGCCATGGAGGGTGCCCTCTTTCTCAAGGTGAGAGCGGAGTTGTGACCTGCAAGGAAGGCCAAGGTGCCCTGGGAGTGCCTGTCCCCATACCAGCAGTGTGTGTCTTCCACAGACCGGGGTGCTGACCCCCCTATCCCAGCAAGTCCTCATTGATTGCTCCTGGGGCTTTGGGAACTATGCCTGCGATGGGGGCGAGGAGTGGAGAGCCTATGAGTGGATCAAGAAGCATGGAGGCATTGCCAGCACTGAGTCCTATGGCACCTACAAGGGACAGGTGAGAGTGGCAGTGCTCCTGCTGGGGTCCCCTGGGCCTTTGCGTGTGCCCTGCAGGACTACAAAGCCATGGTGGGGCTGATCAGGATGGGTCAGAAGTGGCAGCaggctccagagatggggacatCACCTCAGCCCCAGGCTCCCTGTGGCTCAAAGCCGAGTCCAAGGCCAAGCCTCAGGGCTCAGCTGGGTGCTTTCATCAGCacgtgcctcagtttctcctcttgcAAAACAGGGACAAGGTTCTTCCACCCATGGGTGGTGCCCTGGGTCCCTCCATACCCCGGGGTGCAGGGATGTGGTTGCCAGAGGCAGGCAACAACCCTCAgtgcttgggagcagagccagctcctCGTGCTGCATGTGGGCAGCCAGGGACACGACCCCACTGTGGTGGGTAGCGGAGGACAGAGGGCTCAGAGCCAGGATGCTGCCAGAGCCTGAGCCAAGACACCagaacagagctgcagaggggcccAGCAGGGTCCCAGTGAGGGGACCTGGGGGCTCCTGATGAcagtgtccctgtccctgggtgCCACAGAATGGCCTCTGCCACTACAACCAGTCTGAGATGCTGGGCAAGATCTCAGGCTACGTCAATGTCACCTCTGGCAACGTCACTGCCCTCAAAGCTGCCATCTACAAGCACGGCCCCGTGGCCGTCAGCATCGATGCCTCACATAAGACCTTCTCCTTCTACTCCAATGGCATCTACTACGAGCCCAAGTGTGGTGAGTCAGGGGGCACAGGAGCCcctgggtgcccagggaggtgccaggACCCCTGGGATCCCCTCTTCACTGAGCAGCTTTGGCAAGGAGTGGAGGAGGGAACCAGtctgctggcagccctgggagcagggatggCCTTGGCACAGGGATGCCCTCAGGCCAGGGATGTCTTCCAGACTTAACCCATCTCTGccatgctgtgccctgcagccaATGAGCCAGGGGAGCTGGATcatgctgtgctggctgtgggctatggagtgctgcagggagagaCCTATTGGCTGATCAAGAACTCCTGGTCCACCTACTGGGGCAACGATGGCTACATCCTCATGGCCATGAGGGACAACAACTGTGGCGTGGCCACCGAGGCCACCTACCCCATCCTGGCCTGATGGGACACGGCCCCACATGTGCCCTGTCTCCTCTGtgtccccctgggcagctctggatggatggggatgtggtggagggATGCGGGGTCCCAGGGTGCTGGGAAGGTCTTTCAGCATTTGGGCAATAAAAGCAGAAGTGACCCAGCagggaggtctccctcagcctcctcttctccaggctcaacacccccagctccctcagctgctcctccccagccctgttctccagacacttccccagcttccttgcccttccctggacctgctccaccctCAATGTCCTTTGTGCAAAACTGACCCCAAgattcgaggtgtggcctcagcagtgcccagcccagggcccAGAGTGGCTGCCAGTTGAGGCTGGCAAGTGAAACCCTTTGgttctttcctttgcctttttcagctgctccttccccagaggctgggctggctcctgctgtgctctTTCATCACTCAGCAGGGCACTGACTCCAGCTGGTGTCTGGGAGGGAGCTGGCCCCACGcaggatggggggggggaggttggtCTGTTCCATGGGAGTCCAGGTCTGCAGCTCCTCGATTCTCCTGGCTGCAGTCCATAacccaggctgtgccagcctgtgccaggctgtgactTTGAGGCTGCCTTTGCAGAGGTGATGctctacagctgctgctgagcacgcAGCTGCCTTGGAGAGCTGGAGGGGTTTGCACCCCAGGGAGCAGTTAGCAGGAGCCTGAAATGTTGCATTAGtggccctggggctggcagctcaGCGTGGGCAATTGTGGGTGGCTGGGAGCTCCACAGAgagatttctttcctcttctgaaaGAGGAGACAACAAGGAAGGGAAGGCCACGCCTGAGGAGAGCTTTGACTGTTTCCAGAGCCAGCCTTGGGCTCTGGCTCCCAACCTGGGTGAGTGCTGACCTCCAGACTTCCCCCAGCCACCCAAACCGCAGAGTGGCTCCAGGCTTTTGCCAGGCAGAGCCGATAGCAACCCCTCTGAACCCTGCTTCTGACTGGCAGCAAAGCTGGCCTGAAGGTTCCCTTGCTTGCAGAACTGGTGAGCTGGAAACACGGGATGTGGGGAACTTCCCACATCTGACAGCCAGACAGTGAGATACCAGCTagggctgctgctttgtgggCAGCCACCTGCCCAGAGTGGAGCATTTGGCACCTGCCTCCCATGTGCCCCCCTGAGaatcccttcccctccctggtCTGTAGTGTGAGGTAGTCCAAGATGTCTCCTGAGGTCAGCTTCATgctgagagcacacacagcagtgTGGCACCAGCCTTCGCCCTGGCATCTTTGGAGGCCTGTTTGGGGGTCTCTAAGCTGCCACAGGGAAGGTCACTTCTGGCTGCCCACATCAGCTCATCCCTCGGGACAaaaccagctctgtgctgggctccaACCCAGctagagcccagcagcagctgggacagggagctgcaagCGAGCAGAGCACCACCACCAACTCCCCAgggtccctgcctgctgccagagcagccagaTCTGCAGAACCTGCACATTCCCAGGCCTGGGCTGAGCTTGCCAAGCTGAGCAgtcctctgaggagaggctgcaagGCTGTGGCTGGCTCTGGGTTCTcttccctcaccctgtcctgggctgtcCTGCACtcagcctccccagcagctgctctccagcacagacctctgtgcagcagtgccaggtggCCAGAAAATGTTCTGCAGCCCAAGAGCTTGGCTGCTTTTCAATGCTGGATGAATTATCTGTGAAAACCTCTCGGTGCTCACACAAAACAAGGTAATTactcagagaggagagaggtggAGAGAGCCAGGACAGGGAAATATTATCTGTGAGAGAGCCACAGAGGGTGTCAGAGGACAGCAGCTGCATCAAACGTCCTTTGGCAACTTCTTGGCTCCAAAATGCTGCAGATGACCCAGGCAGGGggctgtgcatgtgtgtgtgtgagccaggacatggaggggctggagtgaggccagagaagggcagcaaagctggggaagggtctggagctgagggagctgtggcgttcagcctggaggctgggggagacctcgttgctctctagagctccctgagaggaggctggagccaggtgggggttgggctcttctcccaaggaacaagggataggaggggaagaaaaggcctcaagtggcaccagggcagatttagggTGGACAtcagaaaaaacttcttccctgaaagggttctcaaagcctggcacaggctgcccagggaggtggctgaatgcccatccctggaggggcagaggcagagctgtggtgctgagggcgatggcttagccccagcctgggcagttagagaatggttgcaCTGGAGGCTCTTgcaaggcttttccaacccaaaccattctgtgactctctgagcTCCCAACACTCCTGGAGCCTCCCGGGGTCTGGAGCTGGaacaggacagggctgggtggcTCTTGGAGGACAAGGACCCCTGTGAGAGCCCTGAGGTTTTAGGAGGAAAGCCCACGATGCAGGGGCAGGCCAGTACACTTTGGCTAATATCTAGAGCCCTTTTGGGGTACAGATGGggtccagcacagcctgaagagCCTCccaagctctgcagagctgaggctgtgccgtgagccagggaggctgcagccctcGGAGCGTTTCTGGTTACCCTTCAGTAGCAGCTTCACAAATGCTCTGCCTCAGCCAAATGTTTTCCCCTAGCACCCGCGACTGCTCTGGCAGGTTTGTTgctcaaaccaaaccattcctcttcccttcagctccagggctttgcagttccccctcccctcctcgcTGGCTTTCAGCAAGGTTTGATTGTTCCTCGCAGATCGCTGGCGGCGGTTGGGTTTCTCCAGGTGTGCTGTCAAGAAGCCCTGAAAgctggggcagccccagccctccacCTCCCCCCGCAAAACAGCCAGCCCCGAGCACTGAGCAGGGCTTGTTTGCAGCCATCCAacgcctctgccaggctctgccttctgcttccaCCGCCCGAGATTTCGCGGTCCCcacccagcagccagctcctcgCAGCCCCTTCCCTGACGCGGAGCCTTTCTCCTGCACGTAGCACATTTGCCTGGCGATGAGAGGCAGTCCCCGAGGCAGCCAAGCACAGCAGAGTTTCAGTTTCATGTGCACACCCACGCAGCCCACTGCAGCCCAAGGCACTCCCCCGGCCTTTCCCAGCGGAGCAGCAGCCAGCGGCTCGCGTTTCAGCTCCACCACTCGCACAGGGGCTGCAGATTCTCTGTCATCTGCTGGAGGAAAAGGTGGGGAAAGAAGTTTCCCAAAGATTTCAAGGTATCCCCCAAGGtcggagagaggggagggagagagaacacAGGAATGTCAGACAGGAaaggagcagctcaggctgctgggggttcagcacagctctgagcagctgctgccttttgttCACTCCATCTCGCAGCTACAGAACCAGCTCTGAACTCCAAAACGCTTCAGTTCCCCTCTTTgttcaggcaggcagcagctacCCAAGCTCACAGCACCcatcctgtgccacactgcaaAATACCTGCAGCAGTATGGATGAGggaggacctgctgggaagcagctccaaggagaaggacctgggagtgccgGGGGACAAGATCCTGAAAAGCCAGCAACGTaccctgtggcagtttaggctgggtgccccctgccactgccgcatgagatacacctctggtgtcctgggtgcccacccacaggggtggacacaggaaacgacgtatttctacccataaatcctgcaccctataaggccatctgcaaagtcattctcttcctctttcttccctctctgctcccatgggagatgtcctctcttatcgggtaatgccgggggagtatcctcaaggcctcttaggcctgtctaggcctaatgccaggaggagaatggaggggggggcagtctcagacctggccagcctgagacttgcctagcagcgggagggggaagaaagagccctggggggtttgggtttaccctcaggtgggaagaagggaaggattgggaagctttgggaattctgtgaggggttctgtacgctttgcgatactctttgtcactatgctttgtggtttgtagttctctatagcttcaccaattgtttttttttttttccatttaaactttccatcactctccaatccatttgtgtgagtctcattcttttgtccctttcggggcaagagatgatctgtctggccccaaaccagcacatacCCTCATGGCcaaggccagcaggtcaagagggattctcctctccctctagaGAACTCACATCGGGACTGCTGGGCACATGGGGTACAGGACAGGGCCAGGCCTTGccactggtgcccagggacaggacaaggggcagtgggcacaaactggagcccaggaggtgccacctgaacaggaggcaaaacttctttggtgtgagggtgctagaatcctgcagcaggctgcccagaggggttgtggagtctccttctctggagagcttccaagccctCTGGCCACTATgaccctggccaggctgctgtgggtgccctgctggagcacggcggttggactgggtgagctccagaggtcccttcccaccataCTGGGTTCTGTGAAAATGACTTGATGAAAAAACCGAGCAGTCAGTGTGTGCACAGAGAATAATCTGCCCTTGCTGTAGCAATTCCAATCCAGTCCAAAACAAACCTTCCCAGTGTCTGGAGCTGGGAATTCCAGCAGCCAAGCTGTGGTGTAAACACACTGAGCTGTGGTTTGCAGCTCTgaccctgccccacagcagagccagaccCACCCATGCAAATCATCCTCTTGGCTGGGCCTGGGACTTGCAAATCAGCAGCTGCTCTAGCAgcaggccagcagctgctggagtcaGCACAAAGGGGGAAACAAGTTCACatgaatgttttccttttgctgcaGACACTATCTCCTCCCTCattctcccttccttttcctcccattCTCTTCCCCTCAAGCTTTCAAGCACTGttttccccctgccctgcctctgcctctagTCCTTctggttctgctccccctcagctctgctctcacgGTGGAggcaactcctcctcctccccagttttctGCTCCCTTTATTCCTCCAGACCTGAACCCCTCTCACTCACCTCCTCTGAGGCCCTCCCCTCCCGGCAGCAGTTCCTCACCTCCCCAGTCAACCCCTGAGCCCTGCCCTAACCCAGGCTCTCTTCCTCATCTGGACTCGCATATCCTCCTCACCCCTCTCACACGCTAACTACAGAGCGTCCAGGCTTAGCCCTGCCACCTCTGATCTTCACCTTTTCCTCAGCCTTGGGCTGGCCCAGCTCAGCCCCGTCCTGCTCAGCAATCTCCCTCGGCCCAGGCCAGCCTAGGCTGGCACGGCTCAGCGCCTTCGCCTGGCCCAGCCTACCCTAACCCggcccagacccttcccagctgaGCTCCGTCCCTTGCCCTTGCCTCGTGCATTTCTCCCCTGTCCCGGCCGGGCCTCGCTTCCGGGCCGGTGCCGTAAGGCATTCTGGGGCAGCCCCCCACCCTGTACGATCTCGCGCGACCTGCTCCGCGCAGCGTCACGCGGGAGGGGCGGGGCGGTTGCGTCACCACTGCCCACGTGACGTCGCCACCGCCCCTTCCGCTCCGCCACGCCCCCCAGCCGCGAGC
The Indicator indicator isolate 239-I01 chromosome 33, UM_Iind_1.1, whole genome shotgun sequence DNA segment above includes these coding regions:
- the LOC128977623 gene encoding LOW QUALITY PROTEIN: counting factor associated protein D-like (The sequence of the model RefSeq protein was modified relative to this genomic sequence to represent the inferred CDS: inserted 1 base in 1 codon) produces the protein MGGHKTALRAPIAHSWGWHGGGRPRHLAVEMAEHSGVPVPTPPHPARHHPVPVPXPLLGWAPTSALAAAGLAAAGFGLNMARVLCCFAAAALCAAIRGQDPGLSPPVPHFGSIYHVRGVINLPYAEIEEPFEAWYNETGNKSRIQYYGGQVITYQLAAVKPYGMRYKITPETTEKEVNARKCFQLPGSKEDVVRAQSVFPSLDGFRFLREEYHRGHYCTVWQNVTHWAQKKNVYTLWVTNASCGVAPVHYEMRGYNSLLGSHYDKYEISYSHFDNSFPPDVFDLPANETKQCGVLPGSVAEHQVLANPMEDLVGRQQPWAHEAFQQYRRRLGRSYSSARELEHRQSIFVHNMRFVHSRNRAALSYSLALNHLADRTPRELAALRGRRRSGVPNAGQPFPSQLYSGLILPESLDWRMYGAVTPVKDQAVCGSCWSFATTGAMEGALFLKTGVLTPLSQQVLIDCSWGFGNYACDGGEEWRAYEWIKKHGGIASTESYGTYKGQNGLCHYNQSEMLGKISGYVNVTSGNVTALKAAIYKHGPVAVSIDASHKTFSFYSNGIYYEPKCANEPGELDHAVLAVGYGVLQGETYWLIKNSWSTYWGNDGYILMAMRDNNCGVATEATYPILA